The Mercenaria mercenaria strain notata chromosome 8, MADL_Memer_1, whole genome shotgun sequence genome has a segment encoding these proteins:
- the LOC128558941 gene encoding titin homolog encodes MTVNIVDEWKVYQTEDDLKEEDRIDHYWRQVFVKKLDSGQLKYRFLLQLVKKALVLPHGNLEVERSLSVNTSVVTKDRVALGEKTVTAIRTLKDIVKFSDPVDEQPHKIPLNSEILLAAKMAHNKYKQRIETGKEERAKKKQEREKERLEKKRLEELATEENNKTSSMLEKEKALLKKEMEIQTRLTVAEELLKDGNKKLSKAVESSDMKGASVAQMMIVTATSKIEGIRKEMDRVRENQREVEQQKRQLLVNRLDKCSSKSSSKGKKQESAISSSKSSATASTRTSKSEPDKQAASSSKSSPSSEKHSSKRKNEDKETDAKKSKKV; translated from the coding sequence ATGACTGTTAATATTGTGGATGAATGGAAGGTATATCAAACAGAAGATGATTTGAAAGAAGAAGATAGAATTGACCATTATTGGAGACAAGTGTTTGTGAAGAAGCTTGATAGCGGGCAGCTCAAGTACAGATTTTTACTCCAACTTGTCAAGAAAGCTCTGGTATTACCACATGGAAATTTAGAGGTTGAGAGAAGTTTGTCAGTGAACACTAGTGTAGTGACTAAGGACAGAGTTGCCTTGGGTGAGAAAACTGTTACTGCCATCAGAACTTTGAAGGACATAGTTAAGTTCAGTGATCCTGTAGATGAGCAACCTCACAAAATACCATTAAACAGTGAAATACTTCTGGCAGCAAAAATGGCCCATAACAAGTATAAACAGAGGATTGAGACAGGAAAAGAAGAAAGAGCGAAAAAGAAACAGGAGAGAGAGAAAGAAAGGCTTGAAAAGAAAAGATTGGAAGAACTTGCAACAGAAGAGAATAATAAGACCTCCTCCatgcttgaaaaagaaaaagcacTGCTTAAAAAAGAAATGGAGATTCAGACAAGGTTGACTGTAGCAGAGGAACTGTTAAAAGATGGGAACAAAAAGCTTTCTAAAGCTGTTGAAAGTAGTGACATGAAAGGTGCTTCTGTAGCACAAATGATGATAGTAACAGCCACATCAAAGATAGAGGGTATAAGAAAGGAAATGGACAGGGTACGTGAAAACCAAAGGGAAGTTGAGCAGCAAAAGAGACAGTTACTGGTTAACAGACTAGATAAGTGTAGTTCTAAATCATCAAGCAAAGGAAAGAAACAAGAATCAGCCATATCAAGTTCCAAAAGCTCTGCCACTGCTTCAACAAGAACTTCAAAATCTGAACCAGACAAGCAAGCTGCCTCTTCTTCCAAGTCAAGTCCTTCATCAGAAAAGCATTCATCCAAGAGAAAGAATGAAGATAAAGAAACAGATGCCAAGAAATCCAAGAAGGTCTAA